From Neodiprion pinetum isolate iyNeoPine1 chromosome 7, iyNeoPine1.2, whole genome shotgun sequence, a single genomic window includes:
- the LOC124222807 gene encoding uncharacterized MFS-type transporter C09D4.1-like, which produces MVKTRNCESTDGDERSLAELNKVLIIPASDVEKKLGDADRDVKCPTVDSSTTEVKTFNTRWLQLLLFFLCGASNGIHWYHFTVVNNVARRYYGVSSLAIEWTTTIFMLTYVVLLVPASYLMDRVGLRLTVLIGATGTCIGSWIKVLATSPDGFVVAFIGQCFFAVSYLFILTVPGRLAAYWFGTSQIALATTIGFFGPQAGYVICVLSTSMLVQNHERIEDIGNDYSKLFWAGAIACSIVTVILFLLFQDEPGQPPSTARALAKVTRESHNTEGYSSVYKRVLSNKNFLMLWNSFGLLLGAVTTMGTMLNPFYMIHFKDDEKGVGILAFFSILTGCIGSAVCGAVLDKTKAFRVISIVASCTSIFGAILFATSFVMEIKWMLFASYILFGGPVLGYSTVAMDLCAEITYPEPEAITTGILNMATQLYGFLLVLIIGRILEAFGDVAGHGCVVVSLVLGTVLVILNKGELRRQKAGQTATDNETHAIFPQK; this is translated from the exons ATGGTGAAAACCAGGAACTGTGAGAGTACCGATGGGGACGAGAGATCCTTGGCAGAACTGAACAAAGTTTTGATAATACCAGCTTCTGACGTTGAGAAAAAACTTGGAGACGCTGACAGAGATGTGAAATGCCCGACAGTAGACAGCAGCACCACGGAGGTGAAAACCTTCAACACACGTTGGCTTCAGCTCCTGCTATTCTTCCTTTGTGGCGCGAGCAATGGGATCCACTGGTATCATTTCACAGTCGTCAACAACGTGGCACGCAG GTATTACGGCGTTTCCTCGTTGGCGATCGAATGGACTACGACGATTTTTATGCTAACATACGTTGTTCTCCTGGTACCAGCTTCTTACTTGATGGATCGCGTTGGCTTGAGGTTGACGGTACTCATAGGCGCTACTGGCACGTGTATCGGGTCTTGGATCAAGGTTTTGGCAACGTCTCCGGATGGTTTCGTCGTGGCATTTATAGGGCAGTGCTTTTTCGCCGTCTCTTATCTTTTCATACTCACCGTTCCCGGGCGATTGGCTGCTTACTGGTTCGGAACCAGTCAAATTGCCTTGGCCACAACCATTGGTTTCTTTGGCCCGCAGGCAGGCTACGTTATTTGTGTTCTCAGTACTTCGATGCTAGTACAAAACCACGAAAGAATTGAGGACATCGGCAACGATTATTCAAAGCTGTTTTGGGCCGGGGCGATTGCCTGCAGCATCGTCACTGTGATCTTATTCCTGC TTTTTCAGGACGAACCCGGTCAACCACCGAGCACCGCAAGGGCACTCGCAAAAGTAACCCGCGAATCCCACAATACGGAAGGTTATTCGTCGGTGTATAAAAGAGTTTTGAGCAACAAGAATTTTCTCATGCTCTGGAACTCATTTGGACTACTCCTGGGGGCTGTGACGACAATGGGGACTATGCTTAATCCGTTTTACATGATTCACTTCAAG GACGATGAAAAAGGCGTAGGAATTCTggcatttttctcaattttgacGGGATGTATCGGCTCTGCTGTGTGCGGTGCGGTTCTCGACAAAACGAAAGCATTTAG AGTAATCTCTATCGTGGCTAGTTGTACATCAATATTCGGAGCAATTCTGTTCGCGACGAGCTTCGTGATGGAGATAAAGTGGATGTTATTCGCCAGCTACATACTTTTTGG CGGTCCGGTATTGGGTTACTCAACGGTTGCTATGGATTTGTGTGCCGAAATTACTTACCCTGAACCGGAAGCTATCACCACGGGAATTCTGAACATGGCTACTCAACTGTACGGGTTTTTGCTGGTACTAATTATTGGCAGGATACTTGAAGCCTTCGGAGATGTGGCAGGTCACGGATGTGTGGTCGTGTCACTCGTCCTAGGAACCGTGCTGGTCATCCTTAATAAAGGCGAGCTTCGTCGTCAGAAAGCTGGACAAACAGctactgacaatgagacacACGCCATCTTTCCCCAGAAATAG